From Malus sylvestris chromosome 1, drMalSylv7.2, whole genome shotgun sequence:
TACTATACGTACACCATTTGAAATGGAAAATGGAATGCCCTTTTGGGATTTGGCAGCTCAGGAACCAAGGTTCGGTAACTTGTTTGATGAAGCAATGGAGGCTGACTCCAAGCTTCTCGGAAGGGAGGTGGTGGAAGAGTGTGGAGGAGTTTTTGAGGGCTTGAAATCCCTGGTGGATGTTGGAGGAGGAACAGGAACCATGGCCAAGGCCATTGCCAATGCATTCCCCAGCATCAACTGCATTGTGTTTGACCAACCACATGTGGTGGCTAACTTGCTAGGAAGCACCCATAATTTGGGTTTTGTGGGGGGAGACATGTTTGTGGAAATACCCCCAGCAAATGCAATTTTGCTCAAGGTACGTAATATATAACACTCAATTATTTGTTGTTTCTTAGTTAATTTCGTAATTAATAACCTTTTTGTTAGTAAAAACATCTCCCACCTCTATTAAAGAAAGTATGAACAAGTGTATTTAAATAGGATTATTGATATGTAAAAGGTGCTGACAAGCAAGTATATACATTGTTGATGTAGTTGTGTGCACGTATCCTCATTTTATTTATACATTAATTGTGGAAATATTGTGACTAATTGGGTAATgaatgaaattaattaataatatatatctTAGTGGATTCTGCATGATTGGAGCGATGAAGAAAGCGTGAAGATTTTGAAGAAGTGTAGAGAAGCAATACTTCTGAGCAAAAAtgatgaagggaaaaagaagatTATCATCATAGACATAGTTGTGGGACATGTCGATAACAAGGAGAAGATGGTGGATAAGAAATCAATTGAAACCCAACTGATGTTTGATATGCTGATGATGTCTACCGTCACTGGCAAAGAGCGTAGCGAATCAGAATGGAAAAAGATATTTTTGGCTGCTGGTTTCACTCACTATAACATCACTCATACGTTCGGTTTCAGGTCTCTTATTGAACTTTACCCTTGAAAGTAAATCGTCCTACTAGTATTGTATCAATAAAATTATGTGGACACACGCTCCAGCTAATATAGGTGGCCCTACTATTATATTCTATATGTACTAGAATAAAGAGCGTGCCAACGAGTGTCAGTTTTTgtgacaaataaataataagtgaAGTGTTTTTGTATCAATGCATTACTTGTGAATTCTCCATTTCCTTCTTCCTTATGCTCTCggcttctctccctctctgtaTGTGCGTGTGTTGTGCAGGGAGGTTCTCCTTAATTGGTGCCGCATatcctttttatattttatcttcttttcttccttttgtctCTTGCAACAAGGAGATAATTCCCAATCGTTGATGGAAACAAAAGAGCAGCACTGCTCCTAAAAATATGGGCCAACTAATCGACACCAATTAAACCAATTCGCACCACTTGACTGGGAATGCAGCAGCCCAATTAGATTAGGAAAACATCTATCAACTCAGGGCAACCTACAAAGCTTCGCATCTTTACCAAAAAAAGAGAAAGCTTCGCATCAAAATCATTACCCTTACCTCGTTGCAAGGTCAACAACCCTAACCCAACagggtaaataaataaaatcaaccACATTAGGAAATCCGAGTTGGGATAGCCGTGAAGCCAAACAGACATGCACTAAGCCGAATAATTCAAATTCTACACCGATCCGCACAATTCATACTGTCCAACTTGGATAACTCTTTGGGTTTCTCATATTTTCGCCGTAAAATTCATATTTTGTTCTCAAATTAATTAAAGTTCtaccaaaattgcataaaatacATTAAACCCAAATAAATTATGACTACAATTTAAGTAAAAGATatacaaaatatatgtaaaatatcaACCTAACAATATGCCAATTGGTTTTGTAATTAGGGTCGAAGAAGTTActtgcttttttcttttaatgGCTCTATAAATTGTCCAGCAAGGCACTATGTTTAATCATATATTATGATTATGAAGAACACAATTCATGAGTCCACTGATCATGATGCAACAAAATTCTGTTCCATTTTACTTTTGTGTTCCGCACGATTTATCAAGTTTCACTTGAATGTGTGGAGCTAAACATTTGGTCTTTTTGTTTTATGGTAGTTTGTACGACAACATCTTTTAAGCTTCCACATGAATTACATGTATATAAATAGTAttgtatatcatatatatttagaaCTTTCTacatgttttataatgttttaaacCTCGCATCATCACGCAGACGCCTTCGtttgtaaaacatatatcaGAATGACAGATCATGATAAGTCACCACATTAAACTTTAATAATAAAGTAATAATCAATTTTAACATGTTTAGTGTTAAGTATGACCACTGTTTAGAGACTAATCGAACCAATATTGTATTCACATCAAAGATAAGTGTGTGGCATAAGTGTCCAATATTTTACATGTGGAAAAATTGCATGTTTTACAAGTAGCAAACCCATccctgatttttttttaaatttattattgttaagGGGAGGGGGATAATTTTCTTGTTTGCATGTCCTACAAGTAGCAAACCCATTTAAGAGGAAGAGTTCGAATTGTCACATATGTGTAGAAATTCAACATCCTGCCCATATAGCCGTTTGCAACTGCATGTTTCTATTGCTTGCGTGGTCTGCTTTAGCTACAATTGGAAATCTTTAGGGGATATGATAACATCATTCAAATCTAACTTAGCCACTTtattacaaaataaagatgGATGAAAGATTCATGTAACCCCATGCAATAATTGACATGTTTCCCCCGAGCCAAGCACTAGCTACGATTGGAAATCTTTAGGGGATATGATAACATTATTCAAATCTGACTTGGCCACTTTATTACCAAATAAAGATGGATGAAAGATTCATGTAACCCGTGCAATAATTGACATGTTTCCCCCGAGCCAATAGTTGATACGTTTGGTTAATTCTAAACCTAACCTATTCTTATCTTCAACTCACCTTCATCACTGGATTAACCCGAGTGGTTGGCACTACGTATATGTATTAATTTATAAAGAGGTATTTGCCGATTTCCTCCCAAACTTGTAAGGAATTGCTAtttttttccatgaattttaattttagctgATTATCCCCTCAACTTTTTTTAATAGCCAATTTCCTCGAGTGTTAAATTTTGGAGTTTTCTATCCATTTTGGTCAAATGGTAGATCTTTGAGGGCAATAAAGTAGTTCTATCCCTATGTGGACaacaaactgttttttttttctttcttctttcgcTAGTTGGCTCCGAGATAGTTTTATCTTTCGCTAGTTGGCTCCGacattttttgtttgaattagtCATGGGAGTCCAATGTAGCTACAAAGTATTGGCTAAGCGCCCTTTCTAAAACACAATTACCTTTTTTTACCTCATACAATTGCCATGTGTTGTTCGGTTGACCAaattggatgaaattttttaaaataacgCCAGAGGGAAAAATGGTAGCTCTATACAATGTTGAGGGGAGGAAATTGACAAATAGGTCATTTATAAAAAGGTTACGATATTCCTAGGTATAATATATTACTTGAAGAGATATACTTAGGAGACTTTCTTCCATTTCACAGTTTAACATTGATTTATGtaccaatattataaaatattgtgttgAAAATATGAGTAGCAGAGAGTCCACAAAGATTTCTACTTTTGAGAGTCTACTTAACATTTTTTATTACTTGAATCATAGTGATGCATGCAATCATTACTATAGATTGATAAAATCTTATTAGATGGAATAGCTTATGTTTGGCATGCTCAACGTGTGTACTGAAAAGTCTCtatcaaaatattattttatacaaGATACTTAGCATAAATTGGTGATgcaaaatgttaaaaaaataagagCTACTTCATTGGAGTTCAAAAGAGtactaaatttaaaatatttttataaaatttaattcatgaaaagtttaaaattattaaaaaaagagACATTGAATGCATGCGTTGATATTAAATAGAGTCTCGGGACTAAAATTAATTTGTAATCTTGTGTAAGACAaaacaagattaaaaattaattttagttaAAGCTCACTCTCTCACTTCTAGTGTAAATactatcgtttattaaaaaaaaaaaaaacttatacaaaacatttttctaaacttcatcttatttaaggattaaaaaTCTAGTTTTCTAACTATTTATCTTATCTTGTTAGTTAGTTTCCTAATCAATGAccttttttttagtaaaaacaTCTCACCCTTGTCTTTGCGAAGTTCTAGCTAGCATCTTTGTCCCACGTACATGGTAGGTCCACCTCTATTAAAGAAAATATGAGCGAGTGTGTTTAAATAGAATTATTGATATGTAAAAAGTGCCGACAAGCAAGTATATCATGTGCATACATACATTGTTAATGTAGTTGTGTGGACATATCCTCCTTCTATAAAAAGATTAATTGGGAAATGTTGTGACTAATTGTGTGatgtatgaaaataattaatgatcTATATCTCAATGAATTTTGCATGATTGGAGTGAAGAAGAAAACGTGATATTGAAGAAGTGTAGAGAAGTAATATTTTTAAGCAAAAACGAGGGAGGGAATAAGAAGATTATCATTATAGACGTAGTTGTGTTGTGGGGTATGTTGATAACAAGAAGAAGATGGTGGATGATAAATCAATTGACACCTAGCTCAGGTTCGATGTGTTGATGACGTCTACCATCATTGGCAAAGAGCGTAGCAAATCAGAATGGGAAAAGATTTTTTTGGCTGCTGGATTCACTCACTATATATAACATCACTCATACGCTCCCTAATCCTTATTGAAGTTTACCCTTGAAAATAAATCTTCCTACTATTATTGTATCAATAAAAttagggatactttggatgcggtccctaatccttaatattctttgactaaaaccttaatggtattcaaagtttgatcaaagtcccttgactttgtacacctcattatattacaattaatatttatatttttatagttttgacattaattgtttgatattttatgagatttataatcctataaatttaaaatccctcattataatactattagaaatggttacaataaaaaattcaaacattttaattgaataaatggataaaaaaaactatgcaaaaaataagaaataataaatggcaaaagaatgtatccatagtgttaaaaaaaattggtacatttcacatagaacaaagtggtacattaataaagaagaatgggtacattataaataaattagggtacatataaaagattaaaaaattatgagtacaaataaatttttaaaaaatataggtgctaaaagaaattaatacatgggtacaaaataaaactaaaaagaatatactacaaatttaaaaaaatgttgcaaattaaaagtgggtacaaactaaaaatataaatatatgatacaaagtttaggcataaaacataaatataccatatgtaatttttctatcattgattacaTATACAATGTTACATGACGGTATAcatatgggtacaaacacaaataaaactttaaaaaatatgggcaaaaaaagaaactaatatatgggtacaaattaaaaatgaaaaaaaaattggtacaaattaaaaataggtacaaactaaaaataaaaatatatgataaaaatttagccataaatataaatatactaattgtaacatttttaacactaaaggaatctatttaaaaataaaaatattttattattcaaataattaatgatgtcattaatacccaaggaccttgataaaaaattgaaaatgaataggattttaatcaatggagtagaaaaaagaaggatgtgaacctaatttctccataAAATTATGTAGACACATGCTCTAGCTAATATTGGTGGCCCTACTATTATATTCCATGTGTACTAATCGAGTGTCAGTTTTATgtgacaaataaataataagtgaAGTGTGTCACAGCCCATCCCGGGAGATAATTCTTGTTGAcatgaattgatgaaaatgcccaTGGACGTTAGATTGTGTGATGTGGTTTAAATGTTGTTTTTGGGTCACtattcttaaatcctaattgtttggaaccaattaggattaagtTATTGTGTATTTTGGTTGTTGACCAATCctagaccacacacacacccacctaccttctttctcttctttcccgtactctctcatctctctcggactcacactctctctcttcttccttgtACAGACCAAGCTCGAGGTGAGCTTCCCAGTCACAGATCGAAGAATCTAAAGGCGTCATTGCATTCCTCGTGCCATTTCGAGTTGGTTGGTACCCATTAGTTTGGATGAATTTTTCTccggtttttcttttttttttgttcgtaACTTTTTAATTTATGCTTGATACCACCTCTTATGAaatagaaattttaaaatggaGGGGTAAGATTTGA
This genomic window contains:
- the LOC126629252 gene encoding trans-resveratrol di-O-methyltransferase-like isoform X3; translated protein: MGLSNGEVGATSHELLGAQAQIWNHMFQFINSMALKCAVQLGIPDVIHNHGQPISLSELIAALNVHPSRAHFVLRLMRILVHSDFFAQHHHVHRGCEDVEEEEAVVLYSLTPTSRLLLKDGPSNTTPLILMILDPVLTNPFHLMGAWLQMNGGDDAATIRTPFEMENGMPFWDLAAQEPRFGNLFDEAMEADSKLLGREVVEECGGVFEGLKSLVDVGGGTGTMAKAIANAFPSINCIVFDQPHVVANLLGSTHNLGFVGGDMFVEIPPANAILLKWILHDWSDEESVKILKKCREAILLSKNDEGKKKIIIIDIVVGHVDNKEKMVDKKSIETQLMFDMLMMSTVTGKERSESEWKKIFLAAGFTHYNITHTFGFRSLIELYP
- the LOC126629252 gene encoding probable O-methyltransferase 3 isoform X4, coding for MGLSNGEVGATSHELLGAQAQIWNHMFQFINSMALKCAVQLGIPDVIHNHGQPISLSELIAALNVHPSRAHFVLRLMRILVHSDFFAQHHHVHRGCEDVEEEEAVVLYSLTPTSRLLLKDGPSNTTPLILMILDPMNGGDDAATIRTPFEMENGMPFWDLAAQEPRFGNLFDEAMEADSKLLGREVVEECGGVFEGLKSLVDVGGGTGTMAKAIANAFPSINCIVFDQPHVVANLLGSTHNLGFVGGDMFVEIPPANAILLKWILHDWSDEESVKILKKCREAILLSKNDEGKKKIIIIDIVVGHVDNKEKMVDKKSIETQLMFDMLMMSTVTGKERSESEWKKIFLAAGFTHYNITHTFGFRSLIELYP